In a genomic window of Chrysemys picta bellii isolate R12L10 chromosome 1, ASM1138683v2, whole genome shotgun sequence:
- the LOC112061477 gene encoding olfactory receptor 51E1-like, which produces MPKTFLCLRVGQFLPYTMSDSNRTNFTNPSTFILLGIPGLEAAHIWISIPFCAMYSIAVLGNFTILFIVKREPSLHGPMFYFLCMLAVSDLVMSTSTVPKMLSIFWFNSREISFSACLTQMYFVHSLSGMESGILVAMALDRYVAICHPLRHSTILTNPVVAKIGLAVVLRSGILALPYPFLVRQWPYCRTNIIAHFYCQHIAVVKLACADIRINSYYGLFDLLTVIGMDGFFIAVSYTQILRAIFRLPTKDARLKTFGTCISHVCAILALYIPDLFSSLMLRFGHNLPLHFLILITGVYHLVPPVLHPVIYGVRTKQIRDRLLQVFTHKET; this is translated from the coding sequence ATGCCGAAGACATTCTTATGCCTCAGAGTTGGACAATTTCTCCCCTACACCATGTCAGATTCTAACAGAAccaacttcaccaacccctccaccttcatcctacttggcattcctggcctggaggcagcccatATCTGGATCTCCATTCCCTTCTGTGCTATGTACTCCATAGCCgtgttggggaacttcaccatcctgttcatcgtgaagagggagccgagcctccacgggcccatgttctatttcctctgcatgctggccgtcaGCGACCTGGTCATGTCCACATCCACCgtacccaaaatgctgagcatcttctggttcaattccagggagatcagtttcagtgcctgcctcacccagatgtattTCGTTCACTCCCTCTCAGGGATGGAATCTGGAATCCTCGTTGCCATGGCTttggatcgctacgtggccatctgccatcccctgagacattccaccatcctgacaaaccccGTAGTGGCCAAGATCGGCTTGGCCGTGGTGCTGCGCAGTGGCATACTCGCATTACCCTATCCCTTCCTGGTGAGACAGTGGCCATATTGTAGAACCAACATCATCGCCCACTTCTATTGTCAGCATatagctgtggtgaagctggcctgcgctGACATCCGCATCAATAGTTACTATGGCCTGTTTGATCTTCTCACTGTGATTGGAATGGATGGGTTTTTTATCGCCGTGTCCTATACCCAGATCCTCCGGGCCATCTtccgcctccccacaaaggacgcccgtctcaaaacttttgggacctgcatctCTCATGTTTGTGCCATCTTAGCTTTGTACATCCCAGATTTATTTTCCTCTCTCATGCTGCGATTTGGCCACAATCTGCCACTGCATTTCCTCATTCTCATTACTGGTGTGTACCACCTCGTTCCCCCTGTGCTGCACCCTGTCATTTacggggtgaggaccaaacagatccgggacaggctgctccaGGTCTTTACTCATAAAGAGACCTAA